From Chengkuizengella sediminis, the proteins below share one genomic window:
- a CDS encoding winged helix-turn-helix domain-containing protein has translation MVEERADVLLSIFNEMLQEESLPIITKVAKKALQSPVKDSLELVEEVYDRIATIEKPSTKLALYQVIIDYSREHGIMPYLARGLLQTYLIERDDFTKFRSTYTSGKGVLFFEDFLTNEERGVMYYKLGAHAYYLSLFEEGLDMCKKALDAGISENRMHANTIYGICNCHYYLGNYKQAKEYLIQYKEFSLPEVKDNAKLTEARLHSANGNHYLAITLLHENLPQCGDYTLLHVVNHLINLYLQTNNLSAIEEIIQLEEKLLSTTYVTPFKKARLAQYFKLKGKYYILTERVEEGLNSYIKAAAGYAKIDFISKENECLRFIRGTKEINKLRDQSSTFLKDSFTLNLISPLKNVNTLFEGTNQYQESLNGDSKDLIYLGHETYFHTRELWIQDGNSKRNLSNRENELLNLFIKNEGEIITKTQIISLIWNDAADEGSVSVLITRLRKKLGKAAKTIQGRKQGGYIFKRFY, from the coding sequence ATGGTCGAAGAGAGAGCCGACGTATTATTGTCTATTTTTAATGAAATGCTACAAGAAGAGAGTCTCCCCATCATTACCAAAGTTGCTAAGAAAGCCCTTCAATCTCCTGTAAAAGATAGCTTAGAATTGGTAGAGGAGGTTTACGATAGGATAGCAACCATTGAAAAACCTTCTACTAAGCTAGCACTCTATCAAGTCATTATTGACTACTCTCGAGAACACGGAATCATGCCTTATCTGGCCAGAGGTTTATTACAAACCTATCTGATTGAACGAGATGATTTCACCAAATTTCGATCTACTTATACATCAGGCAAAGGTGTTTTGTTTTTTGAGGATTTCCTTACGAATGAAGAACGAGGAGTGATGTATTATAAATTAGGGGCTCACGCTTACTACTTGTCTTTATTCGAAGAGGGCTTAGATATGTGTAAAAAAGCATTAGATGCAGGAATTAGTGAGAATAGAATGCATGCTAACACTATTTATGGTATATGTAATTGTCATTATTACTTAGGTAATTATAAACAAGCAAAAGAATACTTAATTCAATATAAGGAATTCTCGCTCCCCGAAGTGAAGGACAATGCAAAATTAACAGAAGCGAGATTACATTCAGCGAATGGAAATCATTATCTGGCAATTACTCTACTCCACGAGAACCTGCCACAATGTGGGGATTATACCTTACTACATGTTGTGAATCATTTAATCAACCTCTATTTACAGACAAATAATCTATCAGCAATTGAAGAGATTATTCAACTGGAAGAAAAACTACTATCTACTACATATGTTACACCATTTAAGAAGGCTAGGTTAGCTCAGTATTTCAAACTCAAAGGGAAATATTATATTCTAACTGAAAGAGTAGAAGAAGGTTTAAATTCATATATAAAAGCAGCGGCTGGATACGCCAAGATTGACTTTATATCCAAAGAAAATGAATGTCTTAGATTTATTCGGGGTACGAAAGAGATTAACAAGTTGAGAGATCAGTCAAGTACATTTCTAAAAGATTCTTTTACTCTCAACCTGATCTCTCCACTTAAAAATGTCAATACTTTGTTTGAAGGCACAAATCAATATCAAGAAAGTCTTAATGGTGATTCTAAAGATTTAATTTATTTGGGACATGAAACATATTTTCATACACGTGAGCTTTGGATTCAGGATGGAAATTCTAAAAGGAATCTATCCAATAGAGAAAATGAGCTATTAAACCTTTTTATTAAAAATGAGGGGGAAATAATTACAAAAACACAGATTATTTCTTTGATATGGAATGATGCAGCAGATGAAGGAAGTGTTAGTGTTTTGATCACACGATTAAGGAAAAAGTTAGGTAAAGCTGCTAAAACGATTCAAGGTAGAAAACAAGGTGGATATATTTTTAAAAGATTTTATTGA
- a CDS encoding winged helix-turn-helix domain-containing protein, with translation MVEDRADLLFSIFNELQQEESLPIITKVTMKALQSPVEDSLTLVEKVYDRIATIEKPSTKLALYQVIIDYSREHGIMPYLAKGLLQSYLIERDDFTKFRATYASGKGVLLFGDFLTDEERGLMFYKLGVHAYNLSIFEESVEMGRKALDETICDTRMQANTIYFLCNSYYYLGDFKQAKKHLTLYKNSSLPEVKNNAKLIEGLLHSANGNHHLAISLLQENLIKSGNDCLLHIVLLITLHLQIKKISAVKELLEHEEEILSITYVTPFKQAKLSQFFKLKGEYYILTERVEEGINYLLEAATRYAKVDLISKESECFRIIQGTKVINRLGSQPNTFIKDYFTLNLISPLKNVNPLFEDTNQHHESLNGHSEDLIYLGHDTYFHTRELWVQNGNSKRNLSNREYELLNLFIKNEGEIITKTQIISLIWNDAADEGSVSVLITRLRKKLGKAAKTIQGRKQGGYIFKKF, from the coding sequence ATGGTCGAAGATAGAGCCGACTTATTATTCTCTATTTTTAATGAGTTGCAACAAGAAGAAAGTCTCCCAATCATTACCAAAGTCACTATGAAAGCCCTCCAATCTCCTGTAGAAGATAGCTTAACATTGGTAGAGAAGGTTTATGATAGGATAGCAACCATTGAAAAACCTTCTACTAAGCTAGCCCTCTATCAAGTCATTATTGACTACTCTCGAGAACACGGAATCATGCCTTATCTGGCTAAAGGTTTATTACAATCCTATCTTATTGAACGAGATGATTTCACCAAATTTAGAGCTACATATGCATCAGGTAAAGGTGTTTTATTATTTGGGGATTTCCTTACGGATGAAGAACGAGGTTTGATGTTTTATAAATTGGGGGTTCATGCTTACAACTTGTCTATATTTGAAGAAAGCGTAGAAATGGGTAGGAAAGCATTGGATGAAACGATTTGTGATACTAGAATGCAAGCAAACACCATCTATTTTTTATGTAATAGTTATTACTATTTAGGTGATTTTAAACAGGCAAAAAAACACTTAACTTTATATAAGAATTCTTCGCTCCCAGAAGTGAAAAACAATGCAAAATTAATAGAGGGACTGCTACATTCAGCCAATGGAAATCATCATCTAGCTATCTCACTCCTACAAGAGAACCTGATAAAAAGTGGAAATGACTGTTTATTGCATATTGTGTTACTAATCACGCTACACTTACAGATAAAAAAAATATCAGCTGTAAAAGAACTTCTTGAACATGAAGAGGAAATATTATCTATTACATATGTCACACCATTTAAACAAGCTAAATTATCTCAATTTTTCAAACTCAAAGGGGAATATTATATTCTTACTGAAAGAGTAGAAGAAGGTATAAATTATTTATTAGAAGCAGCAACAAGGTATGCCAAAGTTGACCTTATATCCAAAGAAAGCGAATGTTTTAGGATTATTCAGGGCACAAAAGTGATTAACAGGTTAGGAAGTCAGCCAAATACATTTATTAAAGATTACTTTACTCTCAACCTTATTTCTCCTCTAAAAAATGTCAATCCCTTATTTGAAGATACAAATCAACATCATGAAAGTCTCAATGGTCATTCAGAAGATTTAATCTATTTAGGGCACGATACATATTTTCATACACGTGAGCTTTGGGTTCAGAATGGAAACTCTAAGAGGAATCTATCCAATAGAGAATATGAGTTATTAAACCTTTTTATTAAAAATGAGGGAGAAATCATTACAAAGACACAGATTATTTCTTTAATATGGAATGATGCAGCAGATGAAGGAAGTGTTAGTGTTTTGATTACACGATTAAGAAAAAAGTTAGGTAAAGCTGCTAAAACGATTCAAGGTAGAAAACAAGGTGGATATATTTTTAAAAAGTTTTAA
- a CDS encoding helix-turn-helix domain-containing protein, which produces MIEDRADVLFSIFNEMLQEESLPIITKVAMKALQSPVEDNLELVEKIYDRITAIEEPSIRLALYQVIIDYSREHGIMPYLAKGLLQAYLIERDDFTKLRSTYTLGKGILFYEEFLTSEERGQMYYKLGVHAYYLHLFEESVELGRKALDETICDTKMRANTFVAIYNSYYYLGNYEQTKKYLGLYKELPFPEVKDKPKLIEAALHSANGNHYLAISLLQDNLTKCGDDALLHVVNDLIALYLQMKNLSAIEELFQFEKKLISITYFTPFKKAELAQYSKLKGDYYILTERVEEGIDLYLEAAAGYAKVDLTSNESECFRIIQSTKAINRLRGQTSTFLKDSFTLNLISPLKNINTLIEDTNQHQETFNHDSENLIYLGHNTYFHKLELWIQDENTNRNLSNREHELLNLFIKNEGEIITKTQIISLIWNDAADEGSVSVLITRLRKKLGRAAKTIQGRKQGGYIFKRI; this is translated from the coding sequence ATGATCGAAGATAGAGCCGACGTTTTATTCTCTATTTTTAATGAGATGCTACAAGAAGAGAGTCTCCCTATCATTACAAAAGTCGCTATGAAAGCTCTTCAATCTCCTGTAGAAGATAACTTAGAATTGGTAGAAAAGATTTATGATAGGATAACAGCCATTGAAGAACCTTCTATTAGGCTAGCTCTTTATCAAGTCATTATTGACTACTCACGAGAACACGGAATCATGCCTTATCTCGCTAAAGGTTTATTGCAAGCCTATCTGATTGAGCGGGATGATTTTACCAAACTTCGTTCGACATATACATTGGGTAAAGGTATTTTGTTTTATGAGGAATTCCTTACGAGTGAAGAGCGGGGTCAAATGTATTATAAATTAGGGGTTCACGCTTACTACTTGCATTTGTTTGAAGAGAGCGTAGAACTGGGTAGGAAAGCATTAGATGAAACCATCTGTGATACTAAAATGCGGGCGAACACTTTTGTTGCTATATATAATAGTTACTACTACTTAGGCAATTATGAACAAACAAAAAAATATTTGGGTCTGTATAAGGAATTACCATTCCCAGAAGTGAAAGACAAACCAAAATTAATTGAGGCGGCGCTTCATTCAGCAAATGGTAATCATTATCTGGCTATATCACTTCTACAAGATAACCTTACAAAATGTGGGGATGATGCCTTGTTGCATGTTGTTAATGATTTAATTGCACTATACTTGCAGATGAAAAACCTATCAGCAATTGAAGAGCTTTTCCAATTTGAAAAGAAACTGATATCTATTACATACTTTACACCCTTTAAAAAAGCTGAACTAGCCCAATACTCTAAACTCAAAGGAGATTATTATATCTTAACAGAAAGAGTAGAAGAAGGTATAGATTTATATTTAGAAGCAGCGGCTGGATATGCCAAAGTTGACCTTACCTCCAATGAAAGCGAATGTTTTAGGATTATTCAGAGTACGAAAGCAATTAACAGGTTGAGAGGTCAGACAAGTACATTTCTTAAAGATTCTTTTACTCTCAACCTGATCTCTCCACTTAAAAATATCAATACCTTGATTGAAGATACAAATCAACATCAGGAAACTTTCAATCATGATTCAGAAAATTTAATTTATTTAGGACATAACACATATTTTCATAAGCTCGAACTTTGGATTCAAGATGAGAATACTAATAGAAATCTATCCAATAGGGAACATGAGTTATTAAACCTTTTTATTAAAAATGAGGGTGAAATAATTACAAAGACGCAGATTATTTCTTTGATATGGAATGATGCAGCAGATGAAGGAAGTGTTAGTGTTTTGATCACACGATTAAGAAAAAAGTTAGGCAGAGCTGCTAAAACTATTCAAGGTAGAAAACAAGGTGGGTATATTTTCAAAAGGATTTAA
- a CDS encoding xanthine phosphoribosyltransferase yields MDYLKQRIISEGQIVSNQVLNLDSILNHQVDPKLIQQLGGEFAARFKDQGITKVLTIESSGISIAYATALELEVPLIFARRKKTLMTDHFYCERVPSFTKGIVTDIVVSSEFVQSEDRILIVDDIIANGDALKGLINIIHRSGAHLVGAGIVIEKAFQKGAKDIREKDIRVESLVKIISLENGDIGFE; encoded by the coding sequence ATGGATTATTTAAAACAACGAATCATAAGTGAAGGTCAAATTGTTTCTAATCAAGTATTAAATCTAGACTCTATTTTAAATCATCAAGTTGATCCTAAATTAATTCAACAATTAGGTGGAGAGTTTGCAGCAAGATTTAAGGATCAAGGGATAACAAAAGTATTAACCATCGAATCCTCAGGAATATCCATTGCATATGCAACTGCTTTAGAACTGGAAGTACCCTTAATTTTTGCTCGTAGAAAAAAAACATTAATGACAGATCATTTTTATTGTGAGCGTGTTCCGTCCTTTACAAAGGGAATAGTGACAGATATCGTAGTTTCAAGTGAATTTGTACAATCAGAAGATCGAATTTTAATTGTTGATGATATTATTGCCAATGGTGATGCATTGAAGGGACTTATAAACATTATTCATCGATCTGGTGCACATCTTGTAGGCGCAGGAATAGTTATTGAAAAAGCTTTCCAAAAAGGTGCTAAAGATATTCGAGAAAAGGATATACGAGTGGAATCATTGGTGAAAATTATCTCTTTAGAAAATGGGGATATTGGCTTTGAGTAA
- a CDS encoding aspartyl-phosphate phosphatase Spo0E family protein: MHEKQLNKKIEELRQQLTVLIKNKGDFVDDHVIAVSQQLDTFIIQLQTIKKLKKSIPNNHQSA, from the coding sequence ATGCATGAAAAACAATTAAATAAAAAAATTGAAGAATTACGACAACAACTTACTGTTTTAATCAAAAATAAGGGAGATTTTGTAGACGATCATGTCATTGCGGTTAGCCAACAGTTGGATACATTTATCATCCAATTACAAACGATAAAGAAATTAAAAAAATCGATTCCAAACAATCATCAATCAGCTTGA
- a CDS encoding YqzE family protein, producing MAKNSGEDLLKEITEKVVRYMNTPKELRNKNQEEQHKEAWKTKWFGMLPIAMDMLFKRTAHKDKGT from the coding sequence ATGGCAAAAAACTCTGGTGAAGATTTATTAAAGGAAATCACTGAGAAAGTGGTAAGATATATGAACACACCAAAGGAGCTTCGGAACAAAAATCAAGAAGAACAGCACAAAGAAGCTTGGAAAACAAAATGGTTTGGTATGCTTCCTATTGCAATGGACATGCTATTTAAAAGAACTGCCCATAAGGATAAAGGGACATAA
- a CDS encoding YqhG family protein: MNKEQIDQYVMRYLESKQCHIIEKGSDHVVAQLSPQADRELTNRHYYWNFVERTGAPPETMRLTFVFDMEKYEQAKTKNKLQEKENNTNSDTILGRFLGISPFAGTQRTIQQDMTFGSLKLEQLFQVVQQNGKYVNLYEVPNETSVSESTAYMSWLGVNFKVEFTSDLKRSEIHSLGICLSTGEIKTNFHDTTLQINLTAKMPPNTHVRPTISLERAVSELQKYIIQKVKHVDQKWAIEAHDRLNEEILRIQTYYSDLIAAAEEEDKQEVKDLFENRLQEVRWQYEPKIQVSVINCGFFSLLSDDQ; the protein is encoded by the coding sequence ATGAATAAAGAACAAATAGACCAATATGTTATGCGGTATTTAGAATCCAAACAATGTCATATCATTGAAAAGGGATCTGATCATGTCGTTGCTCAGCTATCTCCTCAAGCAGATAGAGAGCTGACTAATCGACATTATTATTGGAATTTTGTAGAACGAACAGGAGCTCCTCCAGAAACAATGAGATTAACATTTGTTTTTGATATGGAAAAGTATGAGCAAGCCAAAACAAAAAATAAACTTCAAGAAAAAGAAAATAACACGAATTCAGATACTATTCTTGGGCGATTTTTAGGTATCTCACCTTTTGCTGGAACACAAAGAACCATTCAACAGGATATGACTTTTGGGAGTTTAAAATTAGAGCAATTGTTCCAAGTTGTACAGCAAAACGGTAAATATGTAAACCTATATGAAGTTCCAAATGAAACCTCCGTTTCGGAATCAACTGCTTATATGTCTTGGTTAGGAGTTAATTTCAAAGTAGAGTTCACAAGTGATCTAAAACGATCCGAAATTCATTCTCTTGGTATTTGTTTATCAACTGGGGAAATCAAAACTAATTTTCATGACACCACCTTGCAAATAAACTTAACAGCAAAAATGCCTCCAAACACCCATGTTAGACCTACAATTTCTTTAGAGAGAGCAGTTTCTGAACTACAAAAATATATCATCCAAAAAGTAAAACATGTTGATCAAAAGTGGGCGATAGAAGCACACGATAGACTAAATGAAGAAATTTTAAGAATACAAACTTATTATTCAGATTTAATAGCAGCTGCCGAGGAAGAAGATAAACAGGAGGTAAAGGATTTATTTGAAAATCGTTTACAGGAAGTTAGATGGCAATACGAACCTAAAATACAAGTATCCGTCATCAACTGCGGTTTTTTTTCTCTTTTGTCTGATGATCAATAA
- a CDS encoding SNF2-related protein, giving the protein MLKSINSRRVRNLNSKSQTKHIHTLNEHLQIHFDQSWVEDIENRFESNGPWDDWTLYQLAYESENTKLVTDFDELQSLNQLSNVEPMPHQISTAKKVLTGMRGRAILADEVGLGKTIEAGLILKEYMIRQLVKKVLILVPASLVLQWVRELNQKFNIPAVAQKKAYMWDQYDIIVASVDTAKRNPHRDIVLDKEYDMLIVDEAHKLKNKKTTNYQFINSVRKKYCLLLTATPIQNDLKELYNLITILKPGQLGGDSQFKTNYVVDKRIPKNEIQLRDELSNVMIRNRRSDGYLDLTKRNVKNISLTLSDEEYDLYQSVTDFVRKRAEDKEGGISHLFSLITLQREVCSSRDAVFLTLVNLFKKTSEDSPVRAMIWELVDKIKKVKSHTKAKNSLELIQKINDKVIIFTEYRATQEYLLSFLKEHQIISVPYRGGMNRGKKDWMMDLFRKRAQVMVATEAGGEGINLQFCNHVINYDLPWNPMRVEQRIGRVHRLGQKNDVHIYNLSTEGTIEEHILHLLHEKINLFESVIGGLDLILERLEKKSSIEKNLYKIILESQNESEMRTKLNDLGDSFTKVKSEIYNHQIIDQPETEVNP; this is encoded by the coding sequence ATGTTAAAAAGTATTAATTCTAGGAGGGTGCGCAATTTGAATTCAAAGAGTCAAACGAAACACATTCATACATTAAATGAACACCTTCAGATTCATTTTGACCAATCTTGGGTAGAGGATATAGAAAATCGTTTTGAATCTAACGGTCCTTGGGACGATTGGACTTTATATCAACTTGCATATGAATCAGAGAATACTAAGTTAGTTACCGATTTTGATGAATTACAAAGTCTGAATCAACTCTCAAATGTAGAACCTATGCCTCATCAAATTTCAACTGCCAAAAAAGTGCTAACTGGAATGAGAGGTAGAGCAATTTTAGCTGATGAAGTTGGACTTGGCAAAACGATCGAAGCAGGTTTGATTTTAAAAGAGTACATGATCCGACAACTTGTCAAAAAAGTCCTCATTCTAGTTCCTGCATCCCTAGTATTGCAATGGGTTAGAGAATTAAATCAAAAATTTAATATTCCTGCGGTTGCACAAAAAAAAGCTTACATGTGGGATCAATATGATATTATTGTTGCTTCAGTAGACACTGCTAAACGTAATCCCCATCGAGATATCGTTTTGGATAAGGAATATGACATGTTAATCGTTGATGAGGCACACAAATTAAAAAACAAAAAAACAACAAACTATCAGTTTATTAATTCGGTAAGGAAAAAATATTGCTTATTACTTACAGCAACCCCTATCCAAAATGACCTTAAGGAATTATACAACCTAATCACAATTTTAAAACCAGGTCAATTAGGAGGTGATAGTCAGTTTAAAACTAACTATGTTGTAGATAAAAGAATACCAAAAAACGAAATACAGCTGCGTGATGAGTTATCTAACGTTATGATTCGTAATCGAAGAAGTGATGGTTATCTCGATCTTACAAAGAGAAATGTCAAAAATATCTCTCTTACTCTTTCCGATGAAGAATACGATTTATATCAATCGGTCACTGATTTCGTTAGAAAAAGAGCAGAAGATAAAGAAGGTGGAATAAGTCATTTATTCTCTTTAATCACATTACAACGTGAGGTATGCAGCAGTAGAGATGCGGTTTTCCTTACCCTTGTTAATTTATTCAAAAAAACAAGCGAAGACTCACCAGTACGTGCAATGATTTGGGAGCTTGTAGATAAAATCAAAAAAGTAAAAAGTCATACGAAAGCGAAAAATAGTCTTGAACTTATTCAAAAAATTAATGATAAAGTCATTATTTTTACAGAATATCGGGCTACTCAAGAATATTTATTAAGCTTTCTAAAAGAACATCAAATCATTTCTGTTCCATATCGAGGCGGAATGAATCGTGGAAAAAAAGATTGGATGATGGATTTATTTCGTAAAAGAGCTCAGGTTATGGTCGCCACAGAAGCAGGAGGAGAAGGCATCAATCTCCAATTTTGCAATCACGTCATTAATTATGATTTACCATGGAACCCAATGCGTGTTGAGCAAAGAATCGGAAGAGTGCATAGACTTGGTCAAAAAAATGATGTGCATATTTACAATTTATCTACAGAAGGAACCATTGAAGAGCATATTTTACACTTATTACATGAAAAAATAAACCTATTTGAATCTGTCATCGGAGGACTTGATCTCATATTAGAACGTTTAGAGAAAAAATCCTCTATAGAAAAGAATTTATATAAAATCATATTAGAATCACAAAATGAAAGTGAAATGCGCACTAAGTTAAACGACTTAGGGGATTCTTTTACCAAAGTAAAAAGTGAAATTTACAATCATCAAATCATAGACCAACCTGAAACTGAGGTGAACCCATGA
- a CDS encoding lipoate--protein ligase family protein, whose product MKNKWRFIQSDVYSSAENMAIDEAILLAHSEGKVPPTLRFYGWDPATLSIGYFQKSEEIDFDAVKENGIGFVRRQTGGRAVLHDQELTYSMIVSEDYPGLPKTVNEAYRVLSQGLLFGFKSLDLKAEMVNLATEEENQKYEAASSSACFDSPSWYELVVEGRKIAGSAQTRQKGVVLQHGSILLELDIDLIFDLLRYSNPKIKERLKQSFAKKAVAINDLRRDLSLEPVSLSEVDAAFKKGIAKGLGIELEDSPLTPYELELVDRLVKEKYGNAEWNFRR is encoded by the coding sequence ATGAAAAACAAATGGCGTTTTATTCAATCAGATGTTTATTCTTCAGCAGAGAACATGGCAATAGATGAGGCAATTTTACTTGCTCACAGTGAAGGGAAAGTTCCTCCCACATTAAGATTTTATGGGTGGGATCCGGCGACTTTGTCAATAGGTTATTTTCAGAAGTCAGAGGAAATAGATTTTGATGCAGTAAAAGAAAACGGAATTGGTTTTGTACGACGTCAAACTGGGGGAAGAGCTGTTTTACATGATCAAGAATTAACCTATAGTATGATCGTATCAGAAGATTATCCTGGTCTGCCGAAAACAGTGAATGAGGCTTATCGAGTACTAAGTCAAGGTTTATTGTTTGGTTTTAAATCACTTGATTTAAAGGCTGAAATGGTGAATTTAGCTACAGAAGAGGAAAATCAAAAGTATGAGGCTGCAAGTTCCTCAGCTTGTTTTGATTCCCCTTCATGGTATGAGCTTGTTGTTGAGGGACGTAAAATCGCTGGCAGTGCTCAAACTAGACAAAAGGGTGTAGTATTACAACATGGATCTATTTTGTTAGAATTGGATATTGATTTAATATTTGATTTATTGAGATATTCTAATCCTAAAATAAAGGAGCGGTTAAAACAATCCTTTGCAAAAAAAGCAGTGGCGATTAACGATTTAAGACGTGATCTCTCATTAGAGCCAGTAAGTCTTTCAGAAGTAGATGCTGCTTTTAAAAAGGGGATCGCTAAAGGGTTGGGGATTGAACTTGAAGATAGCCCATTAACTCCATATGAGTTGGAGCTTGTTGATCGATTGGTGAAAGAGAAATATGGGAATGCAGAGTGGAATTTTAGAAGATAA
- a CDS encoding LuxR C-terminal-related transcriptional regulator — protein sequence MIKVMITASENQKIIIEGIKHILERDHEIEVIALASNKDEMMNLCEQYHPNVVLMNDITSDFNVMEAIQNIKTKFESTQVIILTENTNNSNIINAFIHGANGYMLKETNSDELIMAIKSAAMGLSVMYKKSSIQLMHQLQYINSDYNSPPKLVDVNLTDRELSIIKHIIKGMENKEIAKNLYVSEGTVKNAISKILKKLDLCNRIQLVVYVMKNDLLNHKKLTS from the coding sequence GTGATTAAAGTGATGATAACTGCATCAGAAAATCAGAAAATCATCATAGAAGGAATAAAACATATATTGGAAAGAGATCATGAGATAGAAGTAATCGCATTAGCTTCTAATAAAGATGAAATGATGAATTTGTGCGAACAATACCATCCTAATGTAGTATTAATGAATGACATAACGTCTGATTTTAATGTCATGGAAGCCATACAAAACATAAAAACAAAGTTCGAGTCAACTCAAGTTATTATTCTAACTGAAAATACGAACAATTCAAATATAATCAATGCTTTCATTCATGGTGCAAATGGATATATGCTGAAGGAAACGAATTCAGACGAATTAATTATGGCTATCAAAAGTGCTGCAATGGGTCTTAGTGTAATGTATAAAAAATCATCGATTCAACTGATGCACCAGCTCCAATATATAAATAGTGACTATAACTCCCCTCCTAAATTAGTTGATGTAAATTTGACAGATAGAGAGCTAAGCATTATTAAACATATTATTAAAGGTATGGAAAACAAAGAGATTGCAAAAAACCTCTATGTATCTGAAGGTACTGTGAAAAATGCAATTTCAAAAATCCTAAAAAAGTTAGATTTGTGTAATAGAATCCAATTAGTCGTGTATGTTATGAAAAATGATCTATTAAACCATAAAAAGCTGACTAGTTGA
- the dat gene encoding D-amino-acid transaminase, translating into MLLYNDLFLDKKDVHISHEDRGYYFGDGVYEVFRIYNGQLFETEKHLQRLKRSCEEIQITLPYTMEEIDDKLLQLIQKSFVQEGTLYLQITRGIAPRSHIIPENMKPVVLAYCNEVKRPLDKMQSGIKAITQEDIRWLRCDIKSLNLLPNTLAKQNAVKHNVDETIFHRDGIITECSASNIMIVKNGEIHTHPVNHLILNGVTRAVVLKLATEAGFIIKEQSFDLNQLKSADEVFITGTTVEITPIISIDQQIVSNGKPGEITRELQKLYEKFVAG; encoded by the coding sequence ATGCTTTTATATAATGATTTATTTCTAGATAAAAAGGATGTACACATTTCACATGAAGATAGGGGATATTATTTTGGTGATGGTGTTTATGAAGTCTTCCGCATATACAATGGACAACTGTTTGAAACAGAAAAACACTTACAACGTTTAAAAAGAAGCTGTGAAGAGATCCAAATCACACTTCCTTACACGATGGAAGAAATTGATGATAAACTTTTACAATTAATCCAAAAGTCATTTGTACAGGAAGGTACACTATATCTTCAAATTACTAGAGGAATCGCCCCACGCTCTCACATAATCCCTGAAAACATGAAACCAGTGGTATTAGCTTATTGCAACGAGGTAAAGAGACCTTTAGACAAAATGCAATCAGGAATTAAGGCCATCACCCAAGAAGACATTCGTTGGTTAAGATGTGATATTAAATCATTAAATTTACTTCCTAATACACTTGCCAAACAAAATGCAGTGAAACATAATGTGGACGAAACTATATTTCATCGAGATGGCATCATTACTGAATGCAGTGCCTCCAACATCATGATTGTGAAAAATGGAGAAATACATACGCATCCAGTTAATCACCTTATCTTAAACGGAGTAACTAGAGCCGTAGTCCTCAAGTTAGCGACTGAAGCAGGATTTATCATTAAAGAACAGTCTTTTGATTTGAATCAATTAAAAAGCGCTGATGAAGTATTTATTACTGGGACTACAGTTGAAATTACTCCCATCATCAGCATAGATCAACAAATAGTTTCAAATGGTAAACCTGGAGAAATCACTAGAGAGCTGCAAAAACTTTACGAAAAGTTTGTAGCTGGTTGA